Proteins co-encoded in one Gammaproteobacteria bacterium genomic window:
- a CDS encoding RidA family protein, which translates to MQRTSINPVDWGLQFSMDQGEIVEGTSKHLRCSGQVSVDPAPDTELGFAVVSPNDIRGQMQHSLRNVDAILEKAGMEKANIVALRFYTTDIDGFLANYDVYAEWIAPAGTRPPQSLLGVNRLVLPELMVEIEIEAAA; encoded by the coding sequence ATGCAACGCACATCTATCAATCCGGTCGATTGGGGTCTTCAATTCAGTATGGATCAAGGCGAAATTGTGGAAGGCACAAGCAAACATCTCAGATGCTCAGGTCAGGTCTCGGTCGATCCAGCTCCCGATACCGAGCTGGGTTTTGCTGTCGTATCGCCAAATGATATTCGTGGTCAAATGCAACACAGCTTGCGGAATGTGGATGCCATATTGGAAAAAGCTGGAATGGAAAAAGCCAATATAGTCGCACTCAGATTCTATACAACGGATATCGATGGATTCCTGGCTAATTACGATGTGTATGCTGAATGGATAGCCCCGGCAGGAACTCGTCCACCCCAAAGTTTGTTGGGTGTTAATCGCCTGGTGCTTCCAGAGTTGATGGTGGAAATAGAGATTGAAGCAGCCGCATAA